In Octopus bimaculoides isolate UCB-OBI-ISO-001 chromosome 26, ASM119413v2, whole genome shotgun sequence, the following are encoded in one genomic region:
- the LOC106871980 gene encoding uncharacterized protein LOC106871980 gives MRLTLVCCFFKKLEHIPGHLTKGKVRLYPYITERMKKKALEDLLRERNNLAILSKSFLSQEEEINHMSEHKAQKNTEFLRHRRQKTWYKHVVAEDCLKSLNVSKKWE, from the exons ATGAGACTCAcgcttgtttgttgtttcttcaagaaactCGAACACATTCCCGGACACTTAACCAAAGG gaaGGTTCGTCTCTACCCTTACATTactgaaagaatgaagaaaaaagccCTAGAAGATCTTCTACGAGAAAGGAACAACCTGGCCATCCTGTCGAAGTCGTTTCTCTCCCAG gaaGAAGAAATCAATCATATGAGCGAACACAAGGCTCAAAAAAACACCGAATTTCTTCGACATAGACGACAAAAAACCTGGTATAAGCATGTTGTTGCTGAAGATTGCCTCAAATCTCTGAATGTTAGTAAAAAAtgggaataa